In Anomaloglossus baeobatrachus isolate aAnoBae1 chromosome 3, aAnoBae1.hap1, whole genome shotgun sequence, one genomic interval encodes:
- the LOC142296778 gene encoding uncharacterized protein LOC142296778 encodes MDYRARETTWQTQLNKVFDAEGEVDNMADSRSHRELCNQLKLLYNRRMRLWWNKAFMQRYVDRDLIPRGLRVQVFPSFNITDEAFKRDWEDAASACSKSFMLLLIKNNEASIRDLDGEIATLSDRLPKELTAVELSSFNETMDKEFAKWEKELVSNKTKKYQRDVTDYKTQQVYRWKGNVRRRRHFVGLAASVSASSISSVEDENLTVQASSRPVTRGFVGKNRSSKAPSGPPKPSSGAIAKKGNNSELEVINLSQIKLSDDQVEVLKLGLTFVPNCNFDLFTVAKDLNLFLRKLTLHKLHFKKSGPGLSITEAEEEAVRTLEELEGQASVYLFGSNIPAGFLHIVHFLKPLSQYLQH; translated from the exons ATGGATTATAGGGCCCGCGAAACTACGTGGCAGACCCAATTGAATAAGGTCTTTGACGCTGAGGGTGAAGTGGATAACATGGCGGACTCTAGATCGCACAGGGAACTCTGCAACCAGCTTAAGCTTTTGTATAACCGCAGGATGAGACTGTGGTGGAATAAGGCGTTCATGCAGCGTTATGTTGATCGTGACCTAATACCGAGGGGCCTCAGGGTGCAAGTCTTTCCCTCTTTTAACATCACGGATGAGGCCTTTAAACgtgactgggaggacgcagcgtcTGCGTGCTCTAAGTCCTTTATGTTGTTGTTGATTAAAAATAATGAGGCCTCTATCCGTGATCTTGACGGAGAGATTGCAACCCTATCGGATCGGCTACCCAAAGAATTAACGGCCGTGGAATTATCCAGTTTTAATGAAACAATGGATAAAGAATTTGCTAAATGGGAAAAGGAGCTGGTCtcaaacaaaactaaaaaatatcAACGGGATGTCACCGATTATAAGACCCAACAAGTATATCGCTGGAAGGGAAATGTACGCCGTAGAAGGCATTTTGTTGGTTTGGCAGCCTCGGTATCGGCCTCCTCGATTTCTTCAGTGGAGGATGAGAATTTGACAGTGCAAGCCTCATCGAGACCTGTGACCAGAGGATTTGTGGGGAAAAATCGATCCAGCAAGGCACCTTCTGGTCCCCCAAAACCCTCTTCGGGCGCAATTGCCAAAAAAGGCAATAATAGCGAACTGGAGGTGATTAATTTGTCTCAAATTAAACTCTCTGACGATCAGGTTGAAGTACTGAAATTGGGGTTAACGTTTGTACCTAACTGTAATTTTGACCTTTTTACAGTTGCAAAGGACTTGAACCTCTTCCTTAGAAAGTTGACCCTCCACAAGCTACATTTCAAAAAGTCTGGTCCAGGCTTATCCATCACTGAGGCTGAAGAGGAGGCAGTACGTACACTCGAGGAATTGGAGGGCCAGGCATCTG TCTACTTGTTCGGGTCTAATATCCCTGCCGGATTTTTACATATTGTCCATTTTTTGAAGCCATTATCTCAGTATTTACAACACTGA